aaataataaactaATAAAACTAACCATTATGAGAACTATCAACATTAGGTGTCTACATAATTGGTAGATGCTCAATCCTCTTGGGTAGTAGGACTGTCACATATTCATGATATATAGATCAACATATATAGGTATCTATGAGTAATGAAACTTTATGTGATATAGATgaattaaaataaagaaaaacataattACCATGTAAATAAAAATTAACATAGATCATCATATTCTGAAATAGATAATTGATCATCTACATCACTATCAATTTAGTAACTCCATCTTCAGCATTAAGAAAATTTTGAACATCCCTAGCCCACTCGTGCATTTGACATATTTAAGCTTCATTAGATGAAATATCTTGGTTAGTCTCAATATTGAAATTATATCCGGATTTAATTTCTTCGGATACTTAATCAACTTCAGTTACTTCTTATTTTTCTCGGTGTTGAACCTTTGGTACTACCTTTCATAGACATCCACActttatatcatttaaataataaaattagtttGCTTGGTTGACCAAAATGAATGGATCATCAGCGTACCATGTTTTATAAGTGTCAATATATAAAAGACCGAACTTTTcaactattgatttttttttgattCAATTGGAATAATTCACACCAGAATAATTATACTTTATACTTGAAAGAGTAAAACAGTTGAATAATATCTTTCAACACTCCAAAGAAATCCAAATTATCACCATCATCGGATGATGGTACACTAACTCCACTATTTTGAGTAGTTCTGCGAGAATCACGGGACCTCCTATGGTATTGAATACTATTTAAAATGCATGCATCGTATAGTTGAACTTCAACATCAAGTCTCATTGCTAAATAGTACAATTCGTTTGTGatttttgaatttgttaaattttttaattttatcattttattcCTAAACCATGGTGGAAAATTTCTCCtgatattatagaagttgatttgAATGAACTTCATGTGACAGAAATTGTAGATATTCACtacataattaaatatttaaattacaaTTTCATAATGAAATATAAACAATAAAATTACATAATGTAAAAACTTACTTCCAATATTAGTCAACTTTACAATTGTTGAGAATACATCAGTGTGCTTTCTTATACAAAGTCAAAGACAATTTCAAATTATGTAGGTTGCCAAACACTCTTATTTGTTGTGAGAAAATACTTAAATTGCATGTTACTGGTTGAACATTTTTATTTCGTTCTAACCTACTAAATCTTATCTCAATTTAACACAATCAGTAAATATGTCTTCAAAATCATCTTCTTCAAAATTATAATCTTGTTCCTCTTCATTgacaatatttatattaataaatgATGTAGCAGATTCTCAATGAAAGTTTTAGACTTTATATAATTTATCAAATACCCCCTTATAAAGATGTCCTCGAATATAATCAAAGtcatatttaaataaattgtcACACATTCGATATGGACAATAAATTTtggataaatttaaatttatcatatAATTCTCTGCCCCCTTCAAACACTAATTCAACCTATTTATATATTCAGAACTAATCTAATTCTTAATTATTATTCAACTTTTATCTATATTTATAAAacctaaataaatataaaaaaatcatattatttaataaatagcTCTTATACATAAGGTTGATGATAAAtttcaatgaaattaattaagcAACTTAcattaaataacttaaattaattaatcatattaaaaaatcaaaaattatcatctaagtatcaaaataatcctaaaattatcaCCTAAATATCAAAATATCCATAAAATTATTATCTAAGTATCAAAATAACCCTAAAGTTATgattacaattttgaaaatactagaagaagaataattctaaaattattaTCTAAGCATCAAAATAATCTAAAATAACGAAAGCTCATTAAGTTCAAACAATggattccatatatatatatatatatatatatatatatatatatataatcaatcaTCAGTGCATTGGGCGAGAAGTGATTGAATAATTCTACTGCTTGCTATCTAGAATCACAATTTGTCACTACTTAGCTTCCAAGAGAAGTTCAAGAGCAATTGGTTAAACACGCATTTGAAAACATTTATACAGTTTAAACATGATCCATCGAGGCAAAATAAGTACATACAAACTATAGTTATCCAAGTACAATAAAAGTTGAATTACATGACAAGACCGCATTGAGTTCATAAAAGAGCAATCTAAGCTCGGATAGCAATCTAAAGAGCATTGCAGGACTCAGAATAGAGCAttgcagcaaaaaaaaaaaaagaaaaaaagaaaaaaagaaaaaaagaaagaaacacgGTGACAAGCGACTAGAATATCAGACAGCATTGGGTGTATCTCGGATAGCAATCTAAGCTcgtgtttaatttaagttttgcaGGAGTCACCAGAGTCGGAGTAGGAGAGAAGGAAGATTCATCGGAACAAGTATCTGGAGTTGTTTGAGGAGAAGAAGAGCGGGTTGCGgcggagaagaagtggaggagaaAGCTGATCACAGCAGAGGAGAAGCAAAGGAGAAAGCTGATCGCGATAGAGGAGAAGAAACGGATGATCACTGGGGAGGAGAAGCAGCGGGTGACCGCGACAGCGTCGGGAGCTATGGTTATGCACGTATTTTAGTGACAAATTTGGAACATTCGTCGCTAAGATAGGGTATTAGTGGTGAAATTTCAGAATTTTGCCGCTAATATTTATTAAGTCACTGGGCCCGCAGAAGAAAAATTAACGATGAAAACCTAATTCATCGCTAATACTAAAAATTCGTCGCTaataatttgatttttcaaaaaaaaattatttttcaaatattataaTTTGTGATGAACTTATATTTCATCGCTAATAATACAATTTAGCAGCGAACTACTATTTCATCGCTAATATTTCATCGCTATTTTACTGATTTCTTGTAATGTACACTCGAGTTCTGGAAATATATCGATCTTTACCGAGACTACAGTTAAATTCTAcatgtttttttttgaaaaataatttagcaTTAGCATAATAATTTAATAGATCTATTTATtgaatatttatcataattttaacaCGGGATGAcattcatattatttttttttaaaaaactattattttcattttctattgaaATCCAAATCAGATGTAACCGATTTGAAAGGTTCGATTGATTTTGCAAGCATACGGATTTCAAATTGGTTGACTTTTGTATTAAAAATAATTGCCTTCACTGATTTCATTTGATTAGAAAATTCTCttataaattaatatatataaactgAATTGCCTCACTCCTTATTTGCGATAGGCAATCcatcaatttatttaaaatctttttaaaatatattaaaatataacctctcttataattttataaaaccatcattaaaaaaaatactcaatGACACCTACGTGAAAGCTCAACATTTCAGCAAATCTCACATGCGTGAATAGGAGACGCTTAAACAATATTGAAATGTTCCAGTCACTGGCGTTAAGGAAGATCATGACAATCTGCAACATGTATATCATAATGTTCCCTCTGCCTCCTTCACGTACAGTATGATATTAATTCTCATCTCCTATCCTTTATAGCATGCTCTTCTTCACCTTGCCATTGCCATTGCCATTGCAATTGCCATCCATGAAGCATAATTGGATCCCTTGTCGAAATCAATCAACGACTCCACCCTCTTCGTCCTCGAAACACACCAACTTCCTCAACTACCCTGTTAAGAATTCTCACTCTCCAACTCGATTGACTCCGATACAGAATCGTCGATCGCTTTGTCTTGCCATAACCACCCCTCTTCGTTGTCATGCATGCTCAATGCCACACAACGCGGGCCGTTGCCAACCAAGAACCTATGGATCGGATCTTCTATCTGCCACGAATTACTTATGGCTGCCTGCGTAGATACGCTTACGTAATTCCTTTCGATAGTAAAAATTCGGCGGCAGTTAATGATTCCGATCTTAACCATTACAAGGAGGAGATGCAATGGCAGGCTACAGGTGGCGGTGcaaatagatttaattaattactgGTAGTTGAGTGCCTGCTAAATTTGCTAATGGCTCCTTTAATCGTAAGCCCACTCCTCTCCTTTTAGCACGGTACCGAACGTGTCAGTGGAGCCGCCGGCCGGCCGTCTAGCGGTATCCTCACCGCCACTGCTCACGGGCAACGTTTAGGCCCGGGAGAGGGAAGCTCTAGCTAGTCAGCGATATCGATCCCGGGGCGACCGGAGCGGCAGGTCAGCTCGCGCGCGGTGACCGCACCGCCGCGGGAGCATTAATGCAGCGAGCAGTAGCCAGTAGGATGGTCGCTGGATTGCCATAACCGGCCTCTGCACCAGCGCGCGCTGCCCGCGTGGGACACAACGCCGCCCGGGCACGCACGGGCCCGCCCACGATCCTGCAGGAATATAATCCACGCACATTTATTTTAGTTACTATATATCTATGCACGGCgccctcctcttctcctctctatctagctctcttctctctctctctccaattCGCTTCCCTCCTCCTCCGATGGCGGCCTTGGCGATCTCCTCCTGCGGCCGGAGAGCTCTCCTTGTCGACGACAACGTCATCAACCGAGTAATTCATTAATTGCATTTGCACCGGAAGTAactgattaataattaattaattatattatatattggGTGGGTGCGTCATGCGTGCGTGCAGATGGTGGTGAGGAAGCTGATGGAGGAGCAGGGGATTGCCTTGGAGGAGGCGGAGAACGGGAAGAAGGCGGTGGAGCTGGTCAAGGAAGGCAGGGTCTTCGATCTCATCCTCATGGATCGGGAAATGCTCGTCATGGATGGCCCTCAGGTAATTAAAACTGCtggatgcatgcatgcatgcatgcaactcCTTATACACACGCATGATCTTCACAGAGAATTTCACAGGCCACTAAGCAGCTGCGGTCGCTGGGAGTGACGACCCCCATCGTAGCTCTCTCGGCCGACGCCATGCAGTCCGACAAGGATTCTTTCCTTCAAGCCGGCGCTGACGACTTCGTAGAGAAGGTATATATTTGAAGTTAAGTATTTTTGACAGACAAGGAAATCAATTGAATCTGTAACCGTGGATGTGTTTGGTTTGCAGCCTCTAAGTATAGATAAGTTTGCTTTGGTTCTCACGAAGTATGGCCTTCAGGATGGCCAAGCTGCAGATCAGTAGCTAGCTGTTTCTTCATCTCTGCATGGCGCATGCAGCCACGTTATGTCAGTAAGGACATAAATTATTGATCGTATTATATATGAAGCTGGACGTAAATTAGTATATATATGTGTGTAAATATCACTACTGGTGGGTTCCTGATTAGGTCAGTTCCAGATCGTATTATGAAGCTTAGATATCATTCGAGTGAGTCTAAATATGCTATAATTTGTTCCATTATTAATGCAGTTTCtaattccttttattttattttttactctTAGCAAACGGGCTTcagataaataagaaaaaatagagAAAACAATGAAGAAATCAGAGGCTAATCATGTTCATTTCTCCTTTTATGCAACGACGTGGGACCCCCACCAGAGCCAAGTGGTGGCAGTTTCTTCATCTATCTATAGATATATATGGGGACCACAGGGACCTACAGGCACGTGGCAAAACGGATCATGCATTCAGGCCGTTGGCTATTTAGCCTGATTAACACCTTTATAGTGAAAACcgaataattaataaattttaagctTTTTATAAAACACCTCCCTTTTTAAAATATATCGAATTTATTGCTTGTATATAATTTCAGTATAACTCTATAGATAGACTATACGTCTGGGACTCTACTATATATAGTTCCAACACTTTAGAGTTGTTTTCCCTTGATACCCCAGTCGATTCACAAAAAgggaacaaaaaaaaatattttaaacacaaACTACATAACTCATTGAATTGGTGAGTCTTAAGATTAAACTATTTCAATAGGATTCTTAACAATAGGCAAAAGATTATTAGTTAAGCCAATTATTGAGAAAACAAAAAAAACGTGCAACAAAAGTTCAAACTCTCTTGGGACACAATATTACAGGTAAGTTCACTTTGAGCACTACTTTTAGTTCAGCAGGTGCCAAATACTGATCGATCTCATCGTTTGGCCGAGAATTTTACATAAGTTTGTCGATATTATGAATTCAATATATAGCCCTTCAGATACAGTAATGCTTTTGAGGAACTAAGTTAACTGAGTACCATTCCCTGCATCATGTCCTCCTCAAACCATGACAGTTAAAGATTCTTTCTGTGTTCAGGGAACAATTCAAGCTTGAGATTAATACTGAATATCGATAACTTGGTTGAACTTTCCCTTATTATGTTGCATGGCAGTTCTTATATGATCTAAACAATGGCAATGTTCATGCTTGTTACTTACGACCCCTACCGCCCTTTGATGAACTCAGCGTCCAGCGGAATTAGGCCTCCGCAAGGAGATAAAAGAAGTGTAAGTTGTTCCCCAAGATTAGCATCAATCCCTTCATGGCCGTCGAACTCGTTTAAACCAATTAAGTCTTCAATTGATCCCCTTTCCAACATGCAATCAAATAGCTCAGCTTCCTTTGAAAGTAGATTCACTGGTTCACTACTATCATAGTCTTCTTCCCTTGCCACCTCTATCTTCAACTGAGGCTTTCCTCTTCTCTTGGAGATATTGCAAGGATGACGAGGAGAAGTAGTTCTTGTAGATATGCCTAACATAGACGGCATCGAAGTAGTCTTTGGAGCTCCATTGCCCCGAACTTTTGAATCACATTTAGTAGCAGAATTCAGTGGGATCCTTCTTCTAAATCCTCGATCATCCTTCTTGTTGGCTTGTGGACTGTTCTGATGGATTCCCAACTTAGCCAGCTTTGACAAAGGAATTCTTGCAGTCGTGACACTTTTATCTTCCTTGCCACAGGGAGATGGGCATAGGAACTTCTCAAAGTCCAGGAAGTAGTACAAGCTGTGGTCGAGTGGCCAAAAAAGTGGTTCATCTGAATCAGTGCTTGTCGAACTGACTTCATCCTCTTGACCAACAGATGCTAAGGGTCTACTCGACGGCCAAGGTTTAAAGTCTCTCACAGCACTTAAGGCGCTGAAAGAAGGGCTGAGAAGATCAGAATCAAAGATGTCGAGTGCTGTTTCTCCACCCTGTACAAGCTCAGATGAATCCTTCCTCTCCAGATTCAACGAAGATATGCAAATGTCTATTCTTTCAAAATCCCATGATGACGTATCTGAACTTATACTGCTGCCCACTGAATTCTCAATTTGGTAACAATTGCAACCCTCTTGACAGGCAACTGAAATCTCTTTCCCTTCATCTCCGACGACACCTGCTTGTAGTCCCTCCTCATATTTTCCCTCAGAAATATCTCCCTTGTCTAAAGAAACAAGGGGGATTGTCGACAATGGCATTGAGGAGAATTGACTTTGCAGTGAGAGTCTAAAGCTATCGCACCGCGTAACATCTTGTGACCCATCAGAGCTTAGGATAGAAGAAGACAAGCTATCTGAAGATATCGACATATGCTCACTTTCTTCAGAGAAAATACCAGTGAAGTTAATTGGATCATCCACATCAATGATCCTTGGTTCACATTCAGTCATTTTTTAACAGTCATTGCTGCCAGCTAGATAACAAAGAAAATCATTATGCAGGACTTATACTCCAATGTTGGATAACTGCTACAAAAGGAAAGGCTAAGAAGTACTACATTGAACAAATCAACTATGCATATGCTTTGGATCAATTATGCTTGTGAAATCGTCCTATAAACCCAACAGCAATGCCCTGAGGATCCATTTGCTTGCTGGAAAATAACAATGCCCAAGTTACCACAAGTGGTCACTGGTAATTGATCGATAGTGGCAAATGCTCTATCCACATATCCGTGAGGATCAGCAGAATGAATAATGAGAGAAATAGGAAAAGAGACCAAGTTGTTCTACAGGAAAGTATGTTACAAACCAAGCTTCACATAGAGGTTGCAAGGAAAATTCTGTGCTTCTTTCTATCTCCAATATTTCATCCGTGTATCAGCTACTAGAGTAAATCTACTTGAGAAAG
This genomic stretch from Zingiber officinale cultivar Zhangliang chromosome 7A, Zo_v1.1, whole genome shotgun sequence harbors:
- the LOC122002361 gene encoding uncharacterized protein LOC122002361, whose translation is MTECEPRIIDVDDPINFTGIFSEESEHMSISSDSLSSSILSSDGSQDVTRCDSFRLSLQSQFSSMPLSTIPLVSLDKGDISEGKYEEGLQAGVVGDEGKEISVACQEGCNCYQIENSVGSSISSDTSSWDFERIDICISSLNLERKDSSELVQGGETALDIFDSDLLSPSFSALSAVRDFKPWPSSRPLASVGQEDEVSSTSTDSDEPLFWPLDHSLYYFLDFEKFLCPSPCGKEDKSVTTARIPLSKLAKLGIHQNSPQANKKDDRGFRRRIPLNSATKCDSKVRGNGAPKTTSMPSMLGISTRTTSPRHPCNISKRRGKPQLKIEVAREEDYDSSEPVNLLSKEAELFDCMLERGSIEDLIGLNEFDGHEGIDANLGEQLTLLLSPCGGLIPLDAEFIKGR
- the LOC121999688 gene encoding two-component response regulator ORR41-like yields the protein MAALAISSCGRRALLVDDNVINRMVVRKLMEEQGIALEEAENGKKAVELVKEGRVFDLILMDREMLVMDGPQATKQLRSLGVTTPIVALSADAMQSDKDSFLQAGADDFVEKPLSIDKFALVLTKYGLQDGQAADQ